A section of the Bacillus spongiae genome encodes:
- a CDS encoding right-handed parallel beta-helix repeat-containing protein codes for MDNLKKTRVIVTLIITSIMALMLLVLLSVFLSQKVLVVGDRSPFQTIQEAVTAADPGDIIFVTPTLSPYEENVTIGANKDRLKLIGIGNPIIDGSTLAEGLNGITVTDSSHVKIKGFIVRDFKDDGTLTNGGIVINPNSTHNLVSGNNVINIGAEGISFNSSSNNIAILNNISRNGDDGILLDTSTDNFLIANRSNENVDEGISVDFASNNNFILGNQNIRNRDNSIFVVGSNNNTLLLNIAAKSQSDDGIQLSGSSENVLLLNKVVNNEEDGIRLFSESDENIIVGNYIVNNGLEDEEPSGHGVFLGSQTNSNIILGNIVKKNRDDAIFIDTEGNNHHIVGNIVKENNGDGILLDGEVGMESNNNTINRNVIVENEGDGIEVNTFSFSNILEGNKVSKNVENGILLDEEANNNRVKGNFIFKNQLNGIFLETQSFENDILFNISFFNDLFDIQDDGFDNEFNGNICGISDPNFICTN; via the coding sequence GTGGACAATTTAAAGAAAACAAGAGTCATCGTCACTCTAATCATTACGAGTATAATGGCTTTAATGTTATTGGTACTGTTAAGTGTTTTCCTATCCCAGAAGGTTCTGGTCGTTGGGGATCGATCTCCGTTTCAAACGATTCAGGAGGCTGTAACCGCAGCTGACCCGGGTGATATTATTTTCGTTACCCCAACTCTTAGTCCTTATGAGGAGAATGTGACGATCGGGGCCAATAAAGACCGTCTTAAATTAATTGGAATCGGGAATCCCATTATTGATGGGTCAACCTTAGCAGAAGGATTAAATGGAATAACGGTGACAGATTCTTCTCACGTAAAAATAAAAGGATTCATTGTTCGAGACTTTAAGGATGATGGAACTTTAACAAATGGCGGTATAGTTATTAATCCAAATTCAACTCATAACCTGGTCAGTGGAAATAATGTAATTAATATTGGTGCTGAAGGGATTTCATTTAATTCATCAAGCAATAATATCGCTATTTTAAACAATATTTCTCGAAACGGTGATGATGGAATTCTATTAGATACTTCAACCGACAATTTCCTTATCGCTAATAGAAGTAATGAGAATGTAGATGAGGGAATTTCCGTAGATTTTGCTTCCAATAATAATTTTATACTCGGAAATCAAAATATACGAAATAGGGACAATTCGATTTTTGTTGTTGGCTCGAACAATAATACATTATTGCTGAATATAGCAGCAAAAAGCCAAAGTGATGATGGTATTCAATTAAGTGGTTCTTCTGAAAATGTTCTCTTACTAAACAAAGTGGTGAACAATGAAGAAGATGGCATCCGTTTATTTTCAGAATCTGATGAAAATATAATCGTTGGAAATTATATTGTGAATAACGGCCTTGAGGATGAAGAACCTTCAGGTCATGGTGTATTTTTGGGGAGCCAAACAAATAGTAATATCATTTTAGGTAATATCGTGAAGAAAAATCGGGATGATGCCATTTTTATTGATACTGAAGGTAATAATCACCATATTGTTGGAAATATTGTGAAAGAAAATAATGGTGATGGGATCTTGTTGGACGGAGAGGTTGGGATGGAATCTAATAATAATACGATTAACCGAAATGTCATTGTTGAAAATGAAGGCGATGGAATTGAAGTCAATACGTTCTCATTTAGTAATATCCTCGAGGGTAATAAAGTTTCGAAAAATGTTGAAAATGGGATTTTACTAGATGAAGAAGCCAATAATAATCGTGTAAAAGGAAATTTTATTTTCAAAAATCAGCTGAATGGCATCTTTTTGGAAACGCAATCTTTTGAAAATGATATCCTTTTTAATATCTCTTTCTTCAATGACCTATTTGATATACAAGATGATGGATTTGACAATGAGTTTAATGGAAATATTTGCGGTATTTCTGACCCGAATTTTATTTGCACCAATTGA